A single region of the Novosphingobium sp. genome encodes:
- a CDS encoding alpha/beta hydrolase — MRKMFKMFGAAALAGVSLSAATAMAAEPVLDPGVQHFIDVLKGAKPIYTVTPDQARQVLEGAQAGAIEAPAVTNEARTLPVGPKGSTKIRVIRPAGVSGTLPIIVYYHGAGWVMGSPATHDRLVRELAVGVNAVLIFVDYDRSPENRYPVAIEEDYATTAYVAEHAAEFGGDPARIAIAGDSVGGNMAAVVSLMAKERKGPTFKAQLLFYPVTDAGMATPSYTQFANGPWLTKPAMAWFWNAYLPDVAKRADIHVSPINASLEQLRDLPPALVITDENDVLRDEGEAYGRKLTAAGVPTVVTRYDGTIHDFVMLNAVSATPQTRAAMVQAIAFLREKLR; from the coding sequence ATGCGCAAGATGTTCAAGATGTTCGGTGCTGCTGCCCTGGCGGGCGTTTCGCTCTCCGCCGCCACCGCCATGGCCGCCGAGCCGGTGCTCGATCCCGGCGTGCAGCATTTCATCGACGTGCTCAAGGGCGCCAAGCCGATCTACACCGTCACGCCCGATCAGGCCCGTCAGGTGCTGGAAGGCGCTCAGGCCGGAGCCATCGAGGCGCCCGCCGTCACCAATGAGGCCCGCACCTTGCCCGTCGGTCCCAAGGGCAGCACGAAGATCCGCGTGATCCGCCCGGCGGGCGTCAGCGGCACGCTGCCGATCATCGTGTACTACCATGGCGCGGGCTGGGTGATGGGCAGCCCCGCCACCCATGACCGGCTGGTGCGCGAACTGGCGGTGGGCGTCAATGCCGTTCTGATCTTCGTCGATTACGACCGCTCGCCCGAGAACCGCTACCCCGTCGCCATCGAGGAGGATTACGCCACCACCGCCTATGTGGCGGAGCATGCTGCCGAATTCGGCGGTGATCCGGCGCGTATCGCCATCGCGGGCGACAGCGTGGGCGGCAATATGGCCGCTGTCGTCAGCCTGATGGCCAAGGAGCGCAAAGGACCCACCTTCAAGGCGCAGCTGCTGTTCTATCCCGTTACGGATGCCGGCATGGCCACCCCCTCCTACACACAATTCGCCAACGGGCCCTGGCTGACCAAGCCCGCCATGGCGTGGTTCTGGAACGCCTATCTGCCCGACGTCGCCAAGCGCGCGGACATCCATGTCTCGCCGATCAACGCCAGCCTTGAGCAGCTGCGCGATCTGCCCCCCGCGCTGGTCATCACCGACGAGAATGACGTGCTGCGCGACGAGGGCGAGGCCTATGGCCGCAAGCTGACGGCGGCGGGCGTGCCCACTGTGGTTACCCGCTACGATGGCACGATCCACGACTTCGTGATGCTCAATGCAGTGAGCGCCACCCCGCAGACCCGCGCCGCCATGGTCCAGGCCATCGCCTTCCTGCGTGAAAAGCTGCGCTAA
- a CDS encoding response regulator: protein MNTQPISKPIVAIVDDEDGIRAGLSTLMRSIDVKPEAFASADAFLEADLARYVCVLSDIQMPGRSGIDLLAHVGKNRPELPVILMTAFPDERVREQARAGGAYRFLAKPCDPDMIVDLIEGLMSSGEV from the coding sequence TTGAATACCCAGCCTATCTCAAAGCCTATCGTAGCCATCGTCGATGACGAGGACGGCATCCGTGCCGGGCTCTCGACGTTGATGCGCTCGATCGACGTCAAGCCTGAGGCGTTCGCATCGGCCGACGCCTTTCTCGAAGCCGATCTTGCCCGCTATGTGTGCGTCCTCAGCGACATACAGATGCCAGGGCGCTCCGGCATCGATCTGCTGGCGCATGTCGGAAAGAACCGTCCGGAATTGCCGGTGATCCTGATGACGGCATTCCCCGACGAGCGGGTGCGCGAGCAGGCTAGGGCCGGTGGGGCGTACCGCTTTCTGGCCAAACCCTGCGATCCCGACATGATCGTGGATCTGATCGAGGGCCTGATGTCATCCGGCGAGGTTTAG
- the wrbA gene encoding NAD(P)H:quinone oxidoreductase: MAKVLVLYYSSYGHIETMAGAIAQGAREAGAQVDIKRVPETVPEEIAKGAHFKLEQGAPVATIAELADYDAIIVGTGTRFGRMSSQMAAFLDQAGGLWMRGALNGKVGAAFTSTGTQHGGQEVTLFSIITNLLHFGMTIVGLPYSHQGQMTLEEITGGSPYGATTIAGGDGSRQPSAIELEGARHQGELVAKTAIKLFG, encoded by the coding sequence ATGGCAAAAGTTCTGGTGCTCTATTATTCAAGCTACGGCCATATCGAGACGATGGCCGGGGCCATCGCCCAAGGCGCCCGCGAGGCAGGCGCACAGGTCGACATCAAGCGCGTGCCCGAAACCGTTCCCGAGGAGATCGCCAAGGGCGCCCATTTCAAGCTGGAGCAGGGCGCCCCTGTCGCCACGATCGCCGAACTGGCTGATTATGACGCCATCATCGTGGGCACTGGCACGCGTTTTGGCCGCATGTCCTCGCAGATGGCGGCCTTCCTCGATCAGGCCGGAGGCCTGTGGATGCGCGGCGCGCTGAACGGCAAGGTGGGCGCGGCCTTCACTTCCACCGGCACGCAGCATGGAGGTCAGGAAGTGACGCTCTTCTCGATCATCACCAATCTGCTGCATTTCGGCATGACCATCGTGGGCCTGCCCTACAGCCACCAGGGCCAGATGACGCTGGAGGAAATCACCGGAGGGTCGCCCTATGGCGCCACCACCATCGCGGGCGGCGACGGCAGCCGCCAGCCCAGTGCCATCGAACTGGAAGGTGCGCGCCATCAGGGCGAGCTGGTGGCCAAAACGGCGATCAAGCTCTTCGGCTGA
- a CDS encoding ATP-binding protein: MIDELRHASVDAVPALMSFFDADHICRFANEHHRQWYGRAPEDLVGLHMREFVGPEAYVARARWLDLVAAGETVAFENTVPHRDGTRREASVRYVPRMGSEGFEGFFVLVVDLAPQLHRYHRIFEATVVAFWEIDLSDMHASFVDAVGTQDPITWLRAHPEFSRDALDRCTVLDLNSRAEHMFGVTREKALATPFGHWCPPACEQHMLDNLVAYLSGKDGFEGETLMRRADGSLLPVHISTAFPRQALTRPAGTFAIMDISERVAREEALAQAHAELAHAARVATLGELTASIAHEVNQPLAAIVTNGNAAQRWLRRPIPDLGEAGEAIERMIAEGTRAAQIISRTRQLATKSASERATIACGPMVAEAVAIVERQISGLGARLRIDLAEGLPLIHVDRIQLQQVIINLLVNAAQAMAGHGSALRIIDVRAWHEDGRVVIEVSDTGPGFSDEQASQLFNAFYTTKATGMGIGLSVSRTIIEAHEGTITADSLPGGGARFRISLAPSGRQSA; encoded by the coding sequence ATGATTGATGAGCTGCGGCACGCCAGTGTCGATGCCGTGCCCGCGCTGATGTCCTTCTTCGATGCGGATCACATCTGCCGCTTCGCCAACGAACATCACCGGCAGTGGTATGGCCGCGCGCCCGAAGACCTTGTCGGCCTCCACATGCGCGAATTCGTGGGGCCAGAGGCCTATGTGGCGCGAGCGCGCTGGCTGGATCTGGTCGCAGCCGGTGAAACGGTCGCCTTCGAGAATACGGTCCCCCATCGGGACGGGACACGCCGGGAGGCTTCAGTCCGCTATGTGCCTCGCATGGGCTCGGAAGGCTTCGAAGGCTTCTTCGTCCTCGTGGTCGATCTGGCCCCTCAACTCCATCGCTATCACCGCATCTTCGAGGCCACCGTCGTCGCCTTCTGGGAGATCGACCTTTCCGACATGCATGCAAGCTTCGTCGACGCGGTTGGCACGCAGGACCCGATCACATGGCTACGAGCCCATCCCGAATTCTCGCGCGATGCGCTCGATCGCTGCACAGTCCTCGATCTCAACAGCCGGGCCGAACACATGTTCGGCGTCACCCGTGAAAAGGCGCTCGCCACGCCTTTCGGCCACTGGTGCCCGCCTGCCTGCGAGCAGCATATGCTCGACAATCTGGTCGCCTATCTCTCGGGGAAGGACGGTTTCGAAGGCGAGACGCTGATGCGCCGCGCCGACGGCAGCCTGCTTCCCGTCCACATCAGCACGGCCTTCCCCCGTCAGGCCCTCACCCGCCCGGCAGGCACCTTCGCCATCATGGACATCAGCGAACGCGTCGCGCGCGAGGAGGCGCTTGCCCAGGCCCATGCGGAGCTGGCCCATGCCGCGCGTGTCGCCACTTTGGGTGAACTCACCGCTTCGATCGCACATGAGGTCAATCAGCCGCTGGCCGCCATCGTCACCAACGGCAATGCCGCGCAGCGCTGGCTTCGCCGCCCCATCCCGGATCTGGGAGAGGCAGGCGAGGCCATCGAACGGATGATCGCGGAAGGGACGCGCGCCGCCCAGATCATCAGCCGCACCCGGCAATTGGCGACAAAAAGCGCGAGCGAACGCGCGACCATCGCCTGCGGCCCCATGGTCGCCGAAGCGGTCGCCATCGTCGAACGCCAGATTTCCGGCCTCGGCGCGCGGCTGCGCATCGATCTCGCCGAAGGGCTTCCACTGATCCATGTAGACCGGATCCAGTTGCAGCAGGTCATCATCAATCTCCTGGTGAACGCCGCGCAAGCCATGGCCGGGCACGGTTCCGCACTGAGGATCATCGATGTGCGGGCGTGGCATGAAGATGGCCGGGTCGTCATCGAGGTTTCCGATACCGGCCCCGGCTTCAGCGACGAGCAGGCCAGTCAGCTCTTCAACGCCTTCTACACCACCAAGGCGACCGGCATGGGCATCGGCCTGTCGGTATCCAGGACGATCATCGAGGCTCACGAGGGAACCATCACGGCCGACAGCCTGCCCGGCGGCGGAGCGCGGTTTCGCATCAGCCTGGCCCCCTCCGGACGGCAATCGGCTTAG
- a CDS encoding ATP-binding protein, whose product MAEPFLLPLRHAPAISPADAVPVLISYFDANHICRFANEHHNQWYGRSPAELVGLHMRDFLGEAAYQTRLPYLDVVAQGECVSLEAEVPHWSGVWRDAAIRYIPLMGARGFEGFHTLVFDLSREQHRFHSIFDGTAVGFWEIDLTPVRAFVADLEGRVPDLKALIANDLGLVRRVLDVTPVLAMNEKASQVLGVDPREAAGRMMGWWCPDASLEVWNEVFLGYLAGKAAFEGETLMRREDGSLFNVLISAAYPKNREEHVIVVVGLVDISERVAREQALAKAQHDLAHAARVSMLGEMVASITHEVNQPLAAVVTSGHAALRWLARGEPDVAEARLAIRQLIGEAERAAHIIHRTRQMAFKDTGEAKAFDLPAMLREAVEITRSQVKGLGATLALDIGGAAGEMMGDRIQLQQVVINLIVNAAQAMAEMPEGARQIVLHAQCGEASVSIRVEDEGPGFGKIAPDRVFEAFFTTKQGGMGMGLSVSKSIVESHGGTIEARPRPQGGTIFQVSLPLVSSLSEIAPPP is encoded by the coding sequence ATGGCTGAACCCTTTCTGCTGCCCTTGCGGCATGCGCCGGCGATTTCCCCTGCCGATGCCGTGCCGGTGCTGATTTCCTATTTCGATGCCAATCACATCTGCCGCTTTGCCAATGAGCATCATAATCAATGGTATGGACGCAGCCCCGCAGAACTGGTGGGCCTGCATATGCGCGATTTTCTGGGCGAGGCCGCCTATCAGACCCGGCTGCCCTATCTCGATGTGGTGGCGCAGGGTGAATGCGTCTCGCTGGAAGCCGAGGTGCCGCATTGGAGCGGCGTGTGGCGCGATGCCGCGATCCGCTACATTCCGCTGATGGGCGCGCGTGGCTTCGAGGGCTTTCATACGCTGGTCTTCGATCTCTCGCGAGAGCAACACCGCTTCCACAGCATCTTCGATGGCACGGCGGTGGGTTTCTGGGAGATCGACCTCACCCCTGTCCGGGCCTTTGTGGCCGATCTGGAAGGGCGCGTGCCCGACCTTAAGGCGCTGATCGCCAATGACCTTGGGTTGGTGCGCCGGGTGCTTGATGTCACCCCGGTGCTGGCGATGAATGAAAAGGCCTCGCAGGTGCTGGGCGTCGATCCGCGCGAGGCGGCTGGCCGCATGATGGGCTGGTGGTGCCCCGATGCGAGCCTTGAGGTGTGGAACGAGGTGTTCCTGGGCTATCTGGCAGGCAAGGCGGCCTTCGAGGGTGAAACGCTGATGCGGCGCGAGGATGGCTCGCTGTTCAATGTGCTGATCAGCGCGGCCTACCCCAAGAACCGCGAGGAGCATGTCATCGTCGTGGTCGGGCTGGTCGACATCAGCGAGCGTGTGGCGCGCGAACAGGCGCTGGCCAAGGCGCAGCACGATCTGGCCCATGCCGCCCGCGTCTCGATGCTGGGCGAGATGGTCGCCTCGATCACCCATGAGGTCAACCAGCCGCTGGCCGCCGTAGTGACCAGCGGCCATGCGGCTTTGCGTTGGCTGGCGCGCGGCGAGCCCGATGTGGCCGAGGCGCGGCTGGCGATCCGCCAACTGATCGGCGAGGCCGAGCGCGCCGCCCATATCATCCACCGCACAAGGCAGATGGCCTTCAAGGACACCGGCGAGGCGAAGGCCTTCGATCTTCCCGCCATGCTTCGCGAGGCTGTCGAGATCACGCGCAGTCAGGTCAAGGGGCTGGGGGCGACGCTGGCTCTGGACATTGGCGGGGCGGCTGGCGAGATGATGGGTGACCGTATCCAGTTGCAGCAGGTGGTGATCAATCTGATCGTCAATGCGGCGCAGGCCATGGCGGAGATGCCGGAAGGCGCCCGCCAGATCGTCCTGCATGCGCAATGCGGGGAGGCATCGGTGTCGATCAGGGTCGAGGATGAGGGGCCCGGCTTCGGCAAGATCGCTCCGGACAGGGTGTTCGAGGCCTTTTTCACCACCAAGCAGGGCGGCATGGGCATGGGGCTCTCGGTCTCGAAGAGCATCGTGGAGAGCCATGGTGGAACGATTGAGGCACGGCCCCGCCCTCAAGGCGGCACAATCTTTCAGGTCAGCCTGCCTCTTGTATCATCGCTGTCCGAAATCGCACCGCCGCCATGA
- a CDS encoding response regulator, with protein MIDDDAALRAALDSLFRSVGYETHCYGSTAEFMNSGRAGEAGCLVLDIRLPGTNGLDFQAQLARSEMDMPIVLMTGHGDIPMTVRGMKAGAVDFLPKPFREQDMLDAVALALEKDASRRAGRQKGVALRERLATLTARERQVMDLVVTGKMNKQIAYDLDLSEITVKIHRGNAMRKMGAKNLAEFVKIAEALAAPG; from the coding sequence GTGATCGACGACGATGCCGCCTTGCGTGCCGCGCTTGACAGCCTGTTCCGCTCGGTCGGCTATGAAACCCATTGCTATGGATCGACCGCCGAATTCATGAACTCCGGGCGCGCGGGCGAGGCTGGCTGCCTTGTGCTCGATATTCGCCTGCCCGGTACCAACGGGCTCGATTTCCAGGCACAGCTGGCCAGATCGGAGATGGACATGCCGATCGTGCTGATGACCGGCCATGGGGATATTCCCATGACGGTGCGGGGCATGAAGGCCGGAGCCGTGGATTTCCTGCCCAAGCCGTTCCGCGAGCAGGACATGCTCGATGCCGTCGCGCTGGCGCTGGAAAAGGACGCCAGTCGGCGTGCAGGCCGTCAAAAGGGCGTCGCGCTGCGCGAGCGCCTTGCCACTTTGACCGCCCGAGAAAGGCAGGTGATGGATCTGGTCGTCACCGGGAAGATGAACAAGCAGATCGCCTATGATCTCGATCTTTCGGAGATCACGGTCAAGATCCATCGCGGAAACGCCATGCGCAAGATGGGGGCGAAGAATCTGGCGGAATTCGTCAAGATCGCCGAGGCTCTGGCGGCTCCGGGTTGA
- a CDS encoding response regulator transcription factor: MIRILVVDDHPVLREGIASLLEDEPDMVLVGEAGDGHEAITQFLALRPDVTLMDIQMPGANGTQAIASIRAEDPLARILVLTTYAGEAQAARALKAGASGYLLKNSLRKDMIEVIRVIHGGARHVDPDLAARLAFPAQDLPLGERESEVLRLIAIGNSNRAVANRLGISEETVKTHLKSVFTKLRVSDRTHAVTEAIRRGIIEI, encoded by the coding sequence ATGATCCGTATACTGGTCGTCGATGATCACCCGGTCCTGCGCGAGGGCATAGCGTCCCTGCTCGAGGATGAGCCCGATATGGTGCTGGTGGGCGAAGCGGGCGATGGGCATGAGGCCATCACCCAGTTCCTTGCGCTGCGTCCCGATGTCACCCTGATGGACATTCAGATGCCCGGTGCCAATGGCACGCAGGCAATCGCCTCGATCCGTGCCGAGGATCCGCTCGCCAGAATCCTCGTGCTCACCACCTATGCCGGGGAAGCACAGGCGGCCCGCGCACTCAAGGCCGGGGCCAGCGGCTATCTGCTCAAGAACAGCCTCCGCAAGGACATGATCGAGGTGATCCGCGTCATTCATGGCGGCGCGCGCCATGTCGATCCCGATCTGGCGGCACGCCTCGCCTTTCCCGCCCAGGATCTGCCGCTGGGCGAACGAGAAAGCGAAGTGCTGCGCCTGATCGCGATCGGCAATTCGAACCGGGCAGTCGCCAACCGGCTCGGCATTTCGGAAGAGACCGTCAAGACCCATCTCAAGAGCGTCTTTACCAAGCTGCGCGTCTCCGACCGCACCCATGCCGTCACCGAAGCGATCCGCCGTGGCATCATCGAAATCTGA
- a CDS encoding ATP-binding protein produces the protein MIAALIFAVDTFTPWQSAVAVLYILVPVVADDGVGYRRILSFGMAGAILSISSFLLTHAMNGEAGSELRLLFSLAILGVTISLLLRNRGMQQAFQDQDVRYRTIFDTLAVAIWEHDFRVLQQELARLRLAGVLDLREHFHRHPEVVTRLRGLVPIANANCSAFKLLQVPEGEPFFTRLSQILPEGDESFIEGMIVLDGGGGIFETEARLRNWHGEPVDVFVALTFPRGAGLGRISGSVTDMTERKRLQDDIERTRSELDRAFRAATVGQMSASIAHEVSQPVTAVRTSMEAARRWLDRPEPEIGEALAAIGQAARDAENAGEVVNRVRQLVSRAMPEQLPLEIDALVEAIAGPAGRQFPRAHLLVHPGAGDAQVAGDRILLQQLLVNLIGNAVEACVESGNEARIVIETAATEMECSIVVNDLGRGMAGETAMRAFEPFFTTRPGALGLGLTICRSIVEAHHGTIAFAGAGHDVGTRVVVVLPRRA, from the coding sequence TTGATCGCGGCGCTCATCTTCGCGGTGGACACGTTCACGCCTTGGCAAAGCGCCGTCGCGGTCCTCTATATTCTGGTTCCCGTCGTTGCGGACGATGGAGTCGGCTACCGTCGCATCCTGAGCTTCGGCATGGCAGGCGCGATCCTGTCCATATCGAGCTTCCTGCTGACGCATGCCATGAATGGCGAAGCGGGATCTGAACTGCGTCTTCTCTTCAGTCTGGCCATTCTGGGCGTCACAATCTCGCTGCTCTTGCGCAATCGCGGGATGCAGCAGGCATTCCAGGATCAGGATGTTCGCTATCGCACGATCTTCGATACGCTGGCCGTTGCGATCTGGGAGCATGATTTCCGGGTTTTGCAGCAGGAGCTTGCGAGACTGCGCTTGGCCGGTGTTCTGGATCTCAGAGAGCATTTTCATCGCCACCCCGAGGTGGTGACCCGCCTAAGGGGGCTGGTCCCGATCGCCAATGCCAACTGCAGCGCATTCAAGCTGCTGCAGGTGCCGGAGGGTGAGCCGTTCTTCACCCGTCTGTCCCAGATCCTGCCCGAGGGCGACGAAAGCTTCATCGAAGGCATGATCGTTCTCGATGGCGGAGGCGGGATCTTCGAGACCGAAGCGCGCCTGCGCAACTGGCACGGTGAACCGGTCGATGTCTTCGTGGCGTTGACCTTTCCGCGCGGCGCCGGGCTTGGCCGCATCAGCGGCAGCGTTACCGATATGACCGAACGCAAGCGCCTCCAGGACGATATCGAGCGAACGAGATCGGAATTGGACAGAGCCTTTCGCGCTGCGACGGTGGGACAGATGTCCGCATCAATCGCCCATGAGGTCAGCCAGCCGGTGACGGCTGTCAGAACCAGCATGGAGGCGGCCCGGCGCTGGCTCGATCGCCCGGAACCCGAGATAGGCGAGGCTCTGGCAGCGATCGGTCAGGCGGCGCGCGATGCGGAGAATGCCGGCGAGGTGGTCAACCGGGTGCGACAGCTGGTCAGCCGCGCGATGCCGGAACAGCTTCCTTTGGAGATCGACGCGCTGGTCGAGGCGATTGCCGGCCCTGCAGGGCGGCAGTTTCCGCGGGCGCATCTGCTGGTCCATCCGGGCGCGGGGGACGCACAGGTCGCGGGTGACCGCATCCTGCTTCAGCAACTGCTGGTCAATCTGATCGGCAATGCTGTCGAGGCCTGCGTAGAGAGCGGCAACGAGGCGAGGATCGTGATTGAGACCGCCGCGACCGAGATGGAATGCTCCATCGTGGTCAACGATCTTGGGCGAGGCATGGCCGGCGAGACCGCGATGCGGGCTTTCGAGCCGTTTTTCACGACACGTCCCGGAGCGCTCGGGCTTGGGCTGACCATCTGCCGATCCATCGTCGAGGCTCATCACGGCACGATCGCGTTCGCAGGGGCTGGGCACGATGTTGGGACGCGTGTCGTGGTCGTTCTTCCGCGTAGGGCGTGA
- a CDS encoding nuclear transport factor 2 family protein, producing MQQLNGSEPAFGAILLGNLNRVFNERNAARRLEAMAEFWAEDAVMFEADTVHFGLKAISDNVGAVQARLPEDIRFMPAGEAIANHGSAMLRWQAGSEDGRTAVSGTDIAMFKNQRIHSMHVYLDPF from the coding sequence ATGCAGCAACTCAATGGTTCCGAGCCCGCCTTTGGCGCCATTCTCCTCGGCAATCTCAACCGCGTCTTCAACGAACGCAACGCCGCGCGTCGGCTCGAAGCCATGGCCGAGTTCTGGGCCGAGGATGCGGTGATGTTCGAAGCGGACACCGTCCATTTCGGCCTGAAGGCGATTTCCGATAATGTCGGTGCCGTACAGGCGCGCCTGCCTGAGGACATCCGCTTCATGCCGGCAGGCGAGGCCATCGCCAATCACGGCAGCGCCATGCTACGCTGGCAGGCCGGCAGCGAGGACGGCCGGACCGCCGTTTCGGGTACCGATATCGCCATGTTCAAGAATCAGCGCATCCACAGCATGCATGTCTATCTCGACCCGTTCTGA
- a CDS encoding epoxide hydrolase family protein, with product MGAGALALSGAPAAAATPRSPDHFTLPPATDAIVPFRVVIDPTAISRLRQRLALTRWPEKETVDDWSQGVPLATMQDFTAYWRDHYDMTRLARRMNAFPQFRTRIDGLGIHFIHVRSKHANATPIILTHGWPGSVVEFLKIIGPLTDPEAHGGNAEDAFHVVIPSLPGFGFSDKPTEKGWGLQRIAKAWATLMTRLGYSHYLAQGGDWGAGVTTWMAKQHAPGLSGVHLNLPIFFPPPIEGKPTPEEEASIAQLVAFNNDKSAYAKLMATRPQTIGYALTDSPVGQAAWIYEKFGEWTDTKHRPEDELTRDEMLDNIMLYWLTETAASSARLYAESFFSDFSPQKLDIPVGVTVFPGELFRALKIWGDRMYSKLAYWNEVPKGGHFAAFEQPEIFVQEMRLARTKLL from the coding sequence GTGGGCGCCGGCGCACTGGCCCTGTCCGGCGCGCCGGCCGCCGCGGCGACGCCCAGGTCCCCGGACCATTTTACCCTGCCACCCGCCACCGACGCGATCGTTCCCTTCCGGGTCGTCATCGACCCCACCGCCATCTCGCGGCTGCGTCAGCGCCTTGCGCTGACCCGCTGGCCCGAGAAGGAGACGGTCGACGACTGGTCGCAAGGCGTGCCGCTGGCCACCATGCAGGACTTCACCGCCTACTGGCGTGACCATTACGACATGACCCGGCTCGCCCGCCGCATGAATGCCTTCCCACAGTTCCGCACAAGGATCGATGGGCTGGGGATCCATTTCATCCATGTCCGCTCGAAGCATGCCAATGCCACGCCGATCATCCTCACGCATGGCTGGCCGGGCTCGGTGGTCGAGTTCCTCAAGATCATCGGACCTCTGACCGATCCCGAGGCGCACGGCGGCAACGCGGAGGACGCCTTCCATGTCGTCATCCCCTCGCTCCCCGGCTTTGGCTTTTCCGACAAGCCCACGGAAAAAGGCTGGGGCCTGCAGCGCATCGCCAAGGCATGGGCCACGCTGATGACGCGCCTTGGCTACTCCCATTATCTGGCGCAGGGCGGCGACTGGGGCGCAGGCGTCACCACCTGGATGGCCAAGCAGCATGCGCCCGGCCTGTCGGGCGTGCACCTCAACCTGCCGATTTTCTTCCCGCCTCCCATCGAGGGCAAACCCACCCCCGAGGAAGAGGCCTCGATCGCTCAGCTGGTCGCTTTCAACAACGACAAGTCGGCCTATGCCAAGCTGATGGCCACGCGCCCCCAGACCATCGGCTATGCGCTGACGGATAGCCCCGTGGGTCAGGCTGCCTGGATCTACGAAAAGTTCGGCGAGTGGACCGACACCAAGCATCGGCCCGAGGACGAGCTGACGCGAGACGAGATGCTCGACAACATCATGCTCTACTGGCTGACCGAGACGGCTGCCTCCTCGGCCCGGCTCTATGCCGAGAGCTTCTTCTCGGATTTCTCGCCGCAAAAGCTGGACATCCCCGTGGGCGTCACAGTCTTCCCCGGCGAACTGTTCCGCGCCCTGAAGATCTGGGGCGACAGGATGTACTCAAAGCTCGCCTACTGGAACGAGGTGCCCAAAGGCGGTCATTTCGCGGCCTTCGAGCAACCCGAGATCTTCGTGCAGGAGATGCGGCTGGCGAGGACGAAGCTGCTGTGA
- a CDS encoding alpha/beta hydrolase — protein sequence MSYFTVKDDTNIFYKDWGSGQPVVFSHGWPLSGDAWDNQMMFLGQRGYRVIAHDRRSHGRSDQTWGGNTMDQFADDLAELIDHLDLKDAVLVGHSTGGGEVARYIGRHGTGRVAKAVLLGAVPPIMLKSETNPAGTPMEAFDGIRAGTLADRAQFFMDLATPFYNFNRDGVAVSQGLRDGFQRLGLQAGIKGAYDCIREFSETDFTEDLNKIDVPTLVVHGDDDQIVPIAASAQLTAKLVPGATLKVYPGGSHGLAQSTPDAFNADLLAFIQE from the coding sequence ATGAGCTATTTCACGGTCAAGGACGACACGAACATCTTCTACAAGGACTGGGGTTCGGGCCAGCCGGTGGTCTTCTCGCATGGCTGGCCGCTTTCGGGCGATGCCTGGGACAATCAGATGATGTTCCTGGGTCAGCGCGGCTATCGCGTCATCGCGCATGACCGCCGCAGCCACGGTCGCAGCGACCAGACCTGGGGCGGCAACACGATGGACCAGTTCGCCGACGACCTGGCCGAACTGATCGACCATCTCGACCTCAAGGATGCGGTTCTGGTCGGCCATTCGACCGGCGGCGGCGAGGTCGCCCGCTATATCGGCCGCCATGGCACCGGTCGCGTCGCCAAGGCGGTGCTGCTCGGCGCGGTGCCGCCGATCATGCTGAAGAGCGAGACCAACCCTGCCGGCACGCCGATGGAGGCCTTCGACGGCATCCGCGCGGGCACGCTGGCCGATCGCGCCCAGTTCTTCATGGATCTGGCCACGCCCTTCTACAACTTCAACCGCGATGGCGTGGCAGTGAGCCAGGGCCTGCGCGACGGTTTCCAGCGCCTTGGCCTGCAGGCTGGCATCAAGGGCGCCTATGACTGCATCCGCGAATTCTCCGAGACCGATTTCACCGAAGATCTGAATAAGATCGACGTGCCCACGCTGGTCGTCCATGGCGACGACGACCAGATCGTGCCGATCGCGGCCTCGGCGCAGCTCACGGCGAAGCTGGTGCCCGGCGCCACGCTCAAGGTCTATCCGGGCGGCAGCCACGGACTGGCCCAGTCCACGCCTGATGCCTTCAACGCCGACCTCCTGGCCTTCATCCAGGAGTAA